The Brachyspira aalborgi genome has a segment encoding these proteins:
- the trhA gene encoding PAQR family membrane homeostasis protein TrhA, with protein MENSILYNNNVEDNIKKSKKSKVAKKKIGELYSGISHGAGALLSIAGFVLMIIKVYSNKNAILPVIIYGVGIILLYTFSSLYHFLPNGKAKNIFRKFDHISIYVFIAATYTPLCVFSLPRNIGLLILTVIWTCAIIGVISNTILIYKSPILTIILYISMGWIIAFAFKPLLQEFEILKLNWLIWGGIFYTIGAFLYALGKKFNDKTKQFTHDIFHIFVLMGSFSHYWFLYRYVIA; from the coding sequence AAAAAGAAAATAGGCGAACTCTATTCGGGAATTTCGCATGGAGCGGGAGCTTTACTTTCGATTGCGGGCTTTGTCCTTATGATTATAAAAGTTTATAGTAATAAAAATGCCATTCTTCCCGTGATAATTTACGGAGTCGGAATAATACTTTTATATACTTTCAGTTCTTTATATCATTTTCTGCCAAACGGAAAAGCTAAAAATATTTTTCGTAAATTTGACCATATAAGCATATATGTTTTTATAGCGGCGACTTATACGCCATTATGCGTTTTTTCACTTCCAAGAAATATTGGACTTTTGATTTTAACAGTTATATGGACATGCGCAATAATCGGCGTTATATCAAATACAATTTTAATTTATAAAAGTCCAATTCTTACGATAATTTTGTATATTTCAATGGGTTGGATAATAGCGTTTGCTTTTAAACCTTTGCTTCAAGAATTTGAAATATTAAAATTAAATTGGCTAATTTGGGGCGGAATATTTTACACAATAGGAGCTTTTTTATACGCTTTGGGAAAAAAGTTTAATGATAAGACAAAACAATTTACTCATGATATTTTTCATATATTTGTTTTAATGGGTTCATTTTCTCATTATTGGTTTTTATATAGATATGTTATAGCTTGA